The Thioalkalivibrio sulfidiphilus HL-EbGr7 genome includes the window CTGCTGCAGGAGAAGCTCGAGCCCGCCGGCAGCCCCAGCATCGAGCCCAAGCCCCTGGAGCCGGGCAAGGGCCTGGAATATACCGCCACCTTCGATGTATTCCCCAAGGTGGAGATCGCTGATCTGAGCGACGTGGCCGTGGAGCGGCCCAGGGTGGAGGTCAGCGACGCCGATGTGGACAAGGTGATCGAGACCCTGCGCCGTCAGCGCAAGGAATTCGTCGCCGTGGATCGGGCCGCCCAGAAGGGCGACCAGGTGATCGTCGACTTTGACGGCAGCCTCGACGGCGAGGCCTTCGAGGGCGGCAAGGGCGAGGCCATGCCGGTGGAGCTGGGCGAGGGTCGCATGCTGGCCGCCTTCGAGGACCAGCTCAACGGCATGAAGCCCGGCGACGAGAAGACCATCGACGTGCCCTTCCCGGAGGATTACCCGGCGGAGAACCTCAAGGGCAAGACCGCCCAGTTCGCCATCAAGGTGCGCGAGGTGAAGGAGCCCACCCTGCCGGAAGTGGACGAGGCCTTCGCCAAGTCCTTCGGCATCGAGGAGGGCGGCGTCGAGAAGCTGCGCGAGGACGTGCGCGCCAACATGGAGCGCGAGGTGGCCCAGGCGCTGAAGGCCAAGGTCAAGGACCAGGTCATGCAGGCCCTGTTCAAGGCCCATCCCCTGGAGCTGCCCGAGGCCTTGGTGAAGGACGAGATCGAGCGTCTGCGCCAGCAGGCCCTGTCCCGCTTCGGCGGCCAGGTCAAGCCGGAGAACTTCCCCGACGAGGTGTTTCGCGAGGAGGCCGTGCGCCGCGTGTCCCTGGGCCTGATCATCCGTGAACTGGTCGCGAGCAAGGGCATGAAGGTGGACGCCGGCCGGGTCAAGGCGGAGCTGGAGGCCATGGCCGCCGGCTACGAGGACCCCAGGCAGGTGATAGACTATTATCGTAACAACCGTCAGGCCCAGAGCGGCCTGGAGGCCATGGTGCTGGAAGACCAGGTGGTGGACTTCGTGGTGGAGCAGGGCAAGGCCACCGACAAGCCCATGAGCTTCGACGAACTCATGAATCCCCGTAAGGAGGGTGCATCCGAATGAGCAATCAGGGCATTGGCGACCGCGGCGCACTGGACACCCGGGCGTTGAACCTGGTCCCCATGGTGGTCGAGCAGACCGCCCGGGGCGAGCGGGCCTATGACATCTACTCCCGGCTGCTCAAGGAGCGGGTGATCTTCGCCGTGGGTCCCGTGGAGGACTACATGGCCAACGTGATCGTGGCCCAGTTGTTATTCCTGGAGTCCGAGAACCCGGACAAGGACATCAGCCTGTACATCAACTCTCCCGGCGGCGCCG containing:
- the tig gene encoding trigger factor yields the protein MQVSVETVSNLQRRMTVQVPSERIEQEVDRRLKSLARRVKIDGFRPGKVPLKVVQQRYGAGVFQEVVGEVLQSSYQEALLQEKLEPAGSPSIEPKPLEPGKGLEYTATFDVFPKVEIADLSDVAVERPRVEVSDADVDKVIETLRRQRKEFVAVDRAAQKGDQVIVDFDGSLDGEAFEGGKGEAMPVELGEGRMLAAFEDQLNGMKPGDEKTIDVPFPEDYPAENLKGKTAQFAIKVREVKEPTLPEVDEAFAKSFGIEEGGVEKLREDVRANMEREVAQALKAKVKDQVMQALFKAHPLELPEALVKDEIERLRQQALSRFGGQVKPENFPDEVFREEAVRRVSLGLIIRELVASKGMKVDAGRVKAELEAMAAGYEDPRQVIDYYRNNRQAQSGLEAMVLEDQVVDFVVEQGKATDKPMSFDELMNPRKEGASE